One Setaria viridis chromosome 3, Setaria_viridis_v4.0, whole genome shotgun sequence DNA window includes the following coding sequences:
- the LOC140222150 gene encoding F-box protein At5g07610-like, translating to MEVMPAKIPRAASLPDGLIAEILTRVPYRSLCRFKCASRPWLALCSDPGVRRKCPQTLSGFFFRSKEIYPSGYVSHFVNASGRDLPMVDPSLSFLPPSHRDVAIVDCCNGLLLCCRLNLLLLDVYASCYFVCNPATDVLR from the coding sequence ATGGAGGTGATGCCCGCGAAGATTCCGCGCGCGGCCAGCCTCCCCGACGGCCTCATCGCCGAGATCCTCACGCGGGTGCCCTACCGCTCGCTCTGCCGCTTCAAGTGCGCCTCCCGGCCGTGGCTCGCGCTCTGCTCCGACCCCGGCGTCCGCCGCAAGTGCCCCCAGACCCTCTCCGGCTTCTTCTTCCGTAGCAAGGAGATCTACCCCTCCGGCTACGTCTCCCACTTCGTCAACGCGTCGGGGAGAGATTTGCCCATGGTCgatccctccctctccttcctgcCCCCTAGCCACAGGGACGTGGCCATCGTCGACTGCTGCAATGGGCTCCTCCTGTGCTGTCGCCTGAATTTGCTCTTACTAGATGTGTATGCATCTTGCTATTTCGTCTGCAATCCTGCGACAGATGTTCTCAGATAa